The following nucleotide sequence is from Chelonia mydas isolate rCheMyd1 chromosome 5, rCheMyd1.pri.v2, whole genome shotgun sequence.
atagggaggaggtgagcagccctcaatggtgaaagaacaggttaaggactatttagaaaagctggacatacacaaatccatggctccagatctaatgcattcgagggtgctgagggaattggctgatgtgattgcagagccattggccattatctttgaaaactcgtggcgaattgGGGACATCCCGGACGATTGaagaaaggcaaatatagtgtccatcttttaaaaagggaagaaggagaacccggggaactacagaccggtcagcctcacctcagtccctggaaaaatcatggagaaagtcctcaagaaaaccattttgaagcacctggagtagaggaaggtgatcaggaacagtcaacatggatttaccaggggcaagtcatgcctgaccaacctgattgccttctatgatgagataactggctctgtggatatggggaaagcagtgaatgtgatatattttaactttagcaaagcttttgatatagtctcccacagtattcttgccagcaagttaaaaaagtatggattggatggatggactataatgtggatagaaagctggacagattgtcaggctcaactggtagtgatcaatggctcaatgtcttgttggcagtcggtatcaaactgagtcggtcctggggccatttttgttcaacatctttattaatgatctggatgatgggatagattgcaccctcagcaagttcgcagatgatactaagatggggggagaggtagatatgctggagggtaggaatggggtccagagtgacctcgacaaattggaggattgggccaaaagatatctgatgaggttcaacaaggacaagtgcagagtcctacactaaGGATGGAAgcatcccatgcaccgctacaggctgggaaccgactggctaagcagcaattctgcagaaaaggacttgaggattacagtggatgagaagctggatatgagtcagcagtgtgcccatgttgccaagaaggctaacggcatattgggctgcattagtaagagcattgccagcagatcgagggaagttattattcccctttattcagcactggtgaggccacatctggagtattgcgtccagttttgggccccccactacagaaaggatgtggacaaattagagagagtccagcggagggcaacaaaaatgatcagggagctggggcacatgacttatggggagaagctgagggaactgggcttgtttaatctgcagaagagaaacgtgagggggatttgatagcagccttcaactacctgaagggtatggaactcggctgttctcagtggtggcagatgacagaacaaggagcaatggtctcaagttgcagtgggggatgcctaggttggatattaggaaacactatttcactaggagggtggtgaagcactggaatgggttacctagggaggaatctccatccctagaggtttttaagtcccagcttgacaaatccctggcttggatgattcagttggtgttggtcctgctttgagcagggggttggactagatgacctcctggggtctcttccaaccctaatcttctgtgaagTCCATCTCATTATTCATGACTGACTTCAATGCCAATTCACCTCAAAgttatttaagcacatgcttaaagctaagcacatgcataaatgctgtcctgaatagggatgctttcctgaatcagggactCTGTGCTTAAACTAGACCATGCATTGTAGTTTTTTAGCGGGTGGAGAATCTTGGCTTCACAAGGGGTTTGAAAATCAAGGCCTGTGTATTAGCAATAATTGCACTTTTCTTAATTATGTAGTGTGCTGTTGCCCTGAGGTGGAATGCATAGTCTGATGCCATATCCCATTATTTGCAAATCAATCACAAGTAACTACAAAAATACCCCAAACCCTATGATTTTGCATATGGTCAAATTTTGTTCTATATGCAGCGGGCTTGGGGGTGTGACACAGGCAGGCTGGAGAGGTGAAATCAGTGGATCTGCTGCTACGTGATACCACCAACCATTGGCACGGTTGTGCCGTGGGTAGAGCAGAGGTACAAAAGCAGCTGCAGAGCGTCTCCAGTCCAATCCTTCACTCCAGGTAACAGAGCCCTGACCCAATGAGTGCAGGACACAGGACTTAGCCCACTATACTTCGATTGCCCAAATTATTCAAAAAGATAGGTCTCTGCATTAAAAAAGCAGTTGGGTATTAATggagggaaagaaacaaaagaacaTTATCCTCATGGCTGTACATCCATTTTACTATTAATGCAAAGGATGTATTAATAAGCACGGCACAGATGTGCTGTACATGCTTTTAATTGTTGGATATTGGGCTTGTTTTCCAATGGAGCGCCCTTCAGTTGCCTTGGGCTATTCCACTTACCTTCCCATCTTTCTCATACGGTGAATCAAAGTTATCTAGAAAGGCTCTAAAAACTTGATCTTCTGTCCATTCTCCATTCTGATATTTGGGATGATGCTTTGCATTATACACCCCCCGTAAGTCTTCAATGGTTACAATACCATCACCGGTTTTGTCAAACTTCCGAAACGCTTGCATGATGATGTCTTTTCTGGCATTAGACATTGGAGGCTGAAAGCAGATATTAACAGATTAATCCTATGTCTGTCTGCTGTCTGTCCAGTTTCAGCCTCAAGCTTTGCTGCTGTTGTTACTAGTAAACCCACTTTCAGAGAGCCTGGGACATGGTGTGCACATAAATGCTACCCAGAGAAGAGTGTGACAGTCATCCTGTTGGACAAGAGCTTGAGACAGGAAATGCAATTCACCATTGACTAAATAGTGCAACTGATTGTACTCAGACTTCTATCAAAGGTagagaaacaaactgaaaaaacaggtaaaaatgttttttagaaTATCTTTCTGTTCTCTCCATATTAGATTTCACTTGTAACAACAATAGGTATAAGATATctctttttttacatttgtattttaGTAGTATTTACAGGCCCAAACCAAGattaaccctccccccacacacacattgtgctaggcactgcatgaACACATGCAAAGAGAAGACCATGCTGCCTTAATGAGTTTACAGCATAAGCAGACAAgcaagacaaaggaagtattatcatccccattttagatATGGAAGTGAGACCTAGAGAGAGTAGGTGATTTTCCCAAGAAAGTCTGTAGTAAAGCCCTAGAACTGAACCCCAgaaccctggctcccagtccacaGACTGACCCAAAATACCacctttcctttctcatttttagatGGAAATGAAATTCTTCAAACTGATGTTGTCCCTTTGATATTTATGTAGATACCAGTATTACTGATAAAATAGAACTGCATTGACCTATTACTTGACTGTTCAGCTAGTCATGGAACAGGATTTTTCTCATTTAGATAACAAAAAAGCACGTTGTTTGGAAACTTACTCTTAATGTTACAAGAAATTCATCAAAGTCTATTGTTCCGTTGCCATCTTTATCAAAGATCctgaaaagctcttgagcttctTCCTTATCCATCATCACGGCATAATCATTTAACCCTTTCAAGAATTCTTTGAAATCAAGGGTTCTGCTTTTGTCATCATCCATAATCTGAAATACTCTGTGGAAAAAcgtgtgtttaaaataaataaaataaagaatgagAGTAGTACAAGAGGCAGAATTTACATAGAAGAATGACAGTTTATTAGGACTAGAAAAGGACACCACCACCTTATTGGGATAACATTTCCTCTTCGTAAAGTCTCTTCAGAGAAAAGGCGGTATTGAGGTGGTAATGAGCAATGCCTGTCAATCAGCATTGCTTACCCTACCTAGTCAGTTTggcaagacctattttccattcCCTCTCTCTGAACATGAAATGTGaccttcacaaaacacaaactaCTAAGATGGTAGTTGGAAgatgttttacttttaaatagGACTGCAGTAAAGGAAGTatacaagtatttttaaaaatccaacccCAATATAATAATTATTATGATTGTATTGAAACTGAGCCATCTGGTAAATCATAGCTGTTGGGAATGGTTGAAAGAATTGTCAAACTCAGCTGAGATGGAGAAAAAATTATAATCAGTGACTAAAcagaaaactatattaaaattGGTGACACATAGATGCAATTGTTACAGAACATGACTCATACATGATGTAATTACTAAAGCAACATTTTCAGATttaatgacttgcccagggtcacaaaggaagtctggcCATGCATACAAGTcattttagtttctctgtgcctcacttccccatctgtaaaatggggataataatacttcctttgtctttctagTCCACTTCCATTGTGAGCTCATTAACTAGTATACATATGTAACTAGTGCACACTGATCCTATGGCCATGCACTTTGGTCTAATGGTCCTACCTCACAGCCAAGCCCTGTCCCATATCAAaattttaaataggaaaacaGAAGTTAAATGTGCAAAGCAGGAAGCTTGTTGTCCAGACCATCAGCAGGTACAAATCAGTGTCATTTCACTGAAG
It contains:
- the CAPSL gene encoding calcyphosin-like protein isoform X1, translated to MPGTARHDRDMAIQAKRNLAKTTDPIERLRLQCLARGSAGIKGLGRVFQIMDDDKSRTLDFKEFLKGLNDYAVMMDKEEAQELFRIFDKDGNGTIDFDEFLVTLRPPMSNARKDIIMQAFRKFDKTGDGIVTIEDLRGVYNAKHHPKYQNGEWTEDQVFRAFLDNFDSPYEKDGKVTTEEFMNYYAGVSASIDTDVYFIIMMRNAWKF
- the CAPSL gene encoding calcyphosin-like protein isoform X2, with amino-acid sequence MPGTARHDRDMAIQAKRNLAKTTDPIERLRLQCLARGSAGIKGLGRVFQIMDDDKSRTLDFKEFLKGLNDYAVMMDKEEAQELFRIFDKDGNGTIDFDEFLVTLRPPMSNARKDIIMQAFRKFDKTGDGIVTIEDLRGVYNAKHHPKYQNGEWTEDQVFRAFLDNFDSPYEKDGKVTKDEFLNYYAGVSASVDSDAYFNLMMKKSWKL